The genomic interval TTTCGATGATGACCGCCTCGCCAGGTGCGAGACTATGAATGTTTTCTTCTTTAAACCCCAAGTGTGCCAATGCGACACTTTCACTTGCGGCGGCAAACAACGGTCCTTCCACGGCATAACACAATGGACGCATGCCAAGCGGATCACGTGCCACAAACATGCGACCGTCGGCACTCAGGAAGACAATGTTGTATGCACCATCCAACCGACGACTAATGCTCTTGAGCACATCTTCCAGCGAGATATCCCGATCTTCCGAGAATTCTCGGGCGATCATGTGCATGATGATTTCGGTATCGGTGTCGCGAGCGAGATGGAAGTTCGGATCCGCGAGGACTTCGTCTCGCAATTGCGGATAGTTCGCCAGTTGCCCATTGAACGCGAAACTGAACCACTTCGGTTTCTCGATGTGTTCGCGTTCAAACGGTTGGGCGTTGCTGCGGTCGTCGAGTCCGCAGGTTGCATACCGTGTGTGCCCGATCGCCGCCGGACCCAGGTATTTGTCCATCAATTCGCGGGACCGCTCCGGTTGGTTGAGGTGGAACACCTCGGTCACCGTGCCGACATCTTTGTGCGTCGAGAGCAGACGGCCCTCTTCCGGATGGAACCGTGTGATTCCAGCCGCAAGTTGTCCGCGGTTTTGAATATCAAGTAGCATCTGCACCATCAACCGCGATGCGTCGTCAATTTTGCCGCTGGGAATTAGCGGACTGACGGTTTCGCTCGTCTCCGAGTTCGAAGACTGAGGAAGATGGTACACCGCGGCAATGCCGCACTCGTGGAACAATTCCGCCATTTTGGTTGGATGTCCGTCGTGGAGGGGGGCGAGAGGCAGCGATTCGGTTGAGTGGCTCAACTTCCTCTATCCTAACGACAGACGAACGCCGGACCAACCAGTCGGCTCGAAATTCCTGGGCGACTCAAAAATTCTCCGAACCATGCCCATGAAATTCATATAACCCGTCACAGTTGTTGGCGCAACCATCACATCGGTATACACTGATATCTAAGACACGCCCGAACATCGTTGTTCACAAGTTGGTGATAAGTCGCGAACCGTAAGGAAATCATTGTGAGTTCACGCCAAAACCACTGCGTTTCTGTTGACCGTGCGAGTTGGAATCGCCGGGCGTTTCTTGTGGCCTCCGCAACCCCGTTGTTCGGGTCGGCGTTCGACTCGATGAATCGCTCGGCGGTGGCATCGAATTCCGTCTCGGCATCCGGTGGTGGACGGGCAAAATCGACGATCCTATTTTTCCTCTGCGGTGGGGCATCACAGCTCGACACTTGGGATTTGAAGCCGAACGCACCGCTGGAATATCGGGGGCCGTTCCAACCAATCGCCACGTCACAACCAGGGTTATGGCTATCGGAACACTTGCCGATGTTGGCTCGGCAAGCCCATCACCTGGCGGTTGTCAATTCGGTAGGAGCAACCGTTAACACCAACGACCATCACGCTGGTTACTACTACAACCTGACCGGCCACGTTCCCGACATTACATTTCGCACGCAGGGCAACAACCGAACACCGTACCCGGATGACTGGCCGTTTGTGGGTTCGGTGGTGGCGTCTCGTCGACCGAAACAAGACTTGCCAAACGCGATCACGCTTCCGCATAGCCCCAGTCGCAAACCGTATACGCGGCCCGGCCAATTCGCCGCCAAATTGGGTGTGGAACACGATCCGCTCTATCTGATCGGTCAGCGTGACGATCCATATCGGTTCCAGGCTCCCGCATTGGTCCTCGACAAAAGTTTGGCACCGACGCGGCTCAATCAACGTACGGATTTGCTGAAATCCCTTGATGACGCCCGGAGAACATTCGACAAGACGGCCACGACAAAAACATGGAATCAGCACCAGGAACGGGCCGTCTCATTGTTGCTTTCTGCCGGAACGACGGAGGCGTTCGACGTTTCCAGCGAATCACCAGAAACTCGAAACCGTTATGGAGAAACCATTAACGGCATGAGTTTACTACTCGCACGGCGATTGGTCGAAGCAGAAGTGCCGTTCATCACCGTGTTTTGGTTGGGCGATGGCATTGGTACGCCACTCGCCAAGAAATGTCGAAGTGCCGGCAGTTGGGACACGCACGGCAACAACTTCGACTGTCTCAAAGACGATTTGTTACCGGAATTTGATCGGTGTTTCTCCGCGCTCATCGAAGACTTGGCTGACCGCGGTTTGCTCGACACGACATTGGTCACGATTTCGAGCGAAATGGGTCGCAGACCGAAGATTGGCGACCCGCGGAGTGGTGGGACAGCGGGTGGCGGCCGCGATCACTGGACACATTGCTTGACCAACGTCCTCGCTGGCGGTGGGATTCAAGGCGGACAAGTCTATGGAGCCAGCGATCCACTCGGCGAATTCCCCGCGGACCGTCCGGTCACGCCTGCGGATATCATGAAAACCATCTATCACGCAATGGGTGTCGAAAACCTCGAAGCGACCGGACCACTCGGCCGACCGTTCAATTTGCTTCCCGAAGGCCAACCAATCACGACGCTATTTTGATTTCGATAGCGTCATCGGAAATCAATATCTGCCTGGATCACAACCGTTCAATCAGGCTTCGATTTATCCAAACAACACGGGTCAAAACCCGGTTGAGCCCGGTTTTCACGGTCGTTCTGCACGATTCCCGATTCGGCACGGAAGATGCAATTCGCACGTGAGGTCGATTGACGACACAATTCAATCTCCTCGAAGGAAACCGGAAATGCGGACATTTGAGTGTACTTGCGGCGGCGTGCTGTTCTTTGAGAGCACTCAATGCGTGAAATGTAGTTTGGAGGTCGGTTTTTGCGAACATTGCCGTGCAATCACGCCCTGGACGAGTACCGATACGCATCACACATGCAATCTCTGTGAAACGAAGTTGGTCAAGTGCTCCAACAACACGGAACTTGGTGTGTGCAATCACGGCGTGATTCATCCGGCGGAACCCAGCGACACAACGGGGCCGCTTTGTGAATACTGCCAAACGACATCCGTCATTCCCGACTTGAGCGTTCCCGGAAACGATGAGCTTTGGCGTCGATTGTCGTTTGCAAAGGCGCGGGTTCTCTACGGTTTGGAGGAACTTGGGTTTGCGACTCGTGAGAATGACCGATTGGTTCTGCCGGGGTTGTCGTTTGAGTTTCTTTCCGATGACGTTAAGCCAGTTTCGACGGGGCACGCTCGGGGTGTGATTACCATTAACGTGAAAGAGGCAGACCACGTCGAGCGAGAGAAAACTCGCGTGGAGTTCGATGAACCGCAACGCACGCTGGTCGGGCACTTTCGCCACGAGTTAGGGCACTACTTTTGGGAGCAACTCGTGCAAGATCACTGCTTGGCCGAGTTCCGGAATGTCTTTGGTGACGAAACCGCTCCCATGTACGCCGATGCTCAGAAAGCGTATTACCAGGACGGTCCCCCCGAAGATTGGCAAACGAACTACATCTCCGCCTACGCGACCATGCACCCGTGGGAAGATTTCGCCGAGTCGTTCAATGCCTATCTCGATATGGCCGCAGTCGTTTCGACGGCACACCACTTCGGCTTAACAACCTGCGATCTGAACGATTTCGACGAGATGATTCTCGAATACGAGCGAATCGGCATCGTCGGAAACGAATTGAATCGCGACATTGGTCTACTCGATTTGGTACCAGAAGTCTTCACAAAACCGGTGATCGAGAAACTGCGATTCATCCACCGCTTGCGGCGGAATCTCGAACCGACCGGCAGGCCCGAGGAATCATCGTCAACGCAACGCCAGTCGCAAATGACGACTCCGATTTCTTGAAACCAAGCGATCTCACTCGGGGTAAACTTTCTCGAACCATTGACGAGATTGCGTCGAGACAGCACGCTGGTCCGTGTCGTGACCGATGACGGCGGCTGGAATTCACGCAGTTTCGGCTCATCGTGTTGGGTTCGTGGAAAGAACGAGTTTTGTCATTTCTTGGAGTCGCTTGCATGTTTCGGCGTAGACAATTGCCAACCCGTTACCGATTGCTGCTGTTCTTTTTGTTCGGCGGGCTGTTGATGGCGACGACTCCGGCGTTCTCACAGGATGCCGAGGAGGTTATCCCCGAGGACGCACCGATTCCGTTGGTGATCTTCAATCTCGCCAGCGTCGAAAGCCTGATGACCGACATCGACTACATGTTCAAAACCATCAACCGACCGGACATGACCGATGTTGTCAAAGGAATACTCGGAACCGCGAATGATCTCGGCGGGCTCGATCGCAAGAAACCGCTAGGAGTGATGTTGTTCATGAAACCGGGGGTCGTGCCAACCTTCGCACCGGTTGCCTATCTCCCGACGGACAAACTCACCACCCTCATCGAAACCATGGAACTTGGCCCGGTGCAGGCATCCCGCGTCGCGGGCCAGACCGATCGTTACGAACTTACCACCCGTGGCCAAACGCTCGAACTTAAGTTGGACAATGGCTATTCGTTGATTTCCAACGACATCGACTTGCTCGATTCTGAACTGCCGTCACCGACGACACTCACTCGCTCCATGTCGGCAAAATACGACTTGGCGATTTCCGCGGACATCACCGCCGTGCCTGAGGCAATGCGGAATCTGTTCTTGGATTTGCTCCGTGCTCAATCCGAAGCTCAACTCCAGCAACGCGACGACGAACCGAAAGCTCAATACGAGGCACGTCGGGCCGCGGGCATGAACAATTTGGACAACCTGGAAGCTGTTTTGCGAGACGGGCAACGATTTACCATCGGCTTCAATGCCTCTCCGGAAGAGCAAGCGATTCTGATTGACCTGTCGCTCGATGTCACCGCCGACAGCACACTGGGCGAAAACCTAAAAAGTTTCGCCGGAGCCAAAAGCCGATTCACTCCGCTGATCGACAACCGTGTGCCGATGATTATCTCGGCTTCCTTCAACGCAACTGAGAAAGACCAGAAAGTCTGGAAGACGTTCGTTGAGTCCGGTCGGGAAATGTTGGTCAATCCGGAGAATGTGGAATTCGACGCGTTCGATGCCCCCATGGTCGACCGAATTGCCGACTCGCTGAAGGCAACCATCGACACCGGCAAAATCGATGCGTTCTTGAAATTCGAAGGACAACCGCCGAACCCATTCGTGCTCATCGGTGGCATCCAGACCCGAAACACGGAAGCCTTGGCAACCGGGTTGGTGCAAGTGGGTCAAGAGTTGGATCGTCGAATCGACGAAACCAAAGGGAGCTTCGATATTAACTACGAAACTCACCGCGGAATGGCGATCCACCGTTTCACGGCCGCGAATTCAAGCCGCTGGGATCGACGAACCTACGGTGGTCCCCCGAGTGTGCACGTGGGAGCCGGTTTCGGAGCCCTATGGTTCGCCGTCGGTGGAGAAGATTCGGTCTCTGTTCTCGGCGATGCCATCGATGAAGTGCTGCAACCCAAAGAAACCGACACGGTCGTGCAATCCACGGCTCCGTTCCATTTCGTCCTGAATTTCGGGCAATGGTTCGGTTTGCCGGAAGACGAAGAGCGACGTCGCGGTCGTGCCTTCCGTGAGCGTGCCAAAGAGGCATTTTCCGACGGGGGCGATCAATTGAAGTTCGAACTCCGTCCGACAGAAAACGGCGTGCGATGGCACATCCGGCTCGACGAAGGCTTCATTCGGTTAATCGGCTCCGGCATTACCAGCCAATATGACCGCAATCAAATCTGATCACCGCTTCCCACAATTCGATCCATAAAAAAGACGCTTGGAGAAATTCACTCTCCAAGCGTCTTTTGTTTTCTACTCGTCCGATAGCACTACTTCGCAGCGGCGTATCGTCGGGAGACTTCATCCCAATTG from Thalassoroseus pseudoceratinae carries:
- a CDS encoding DUF1501 domain-containing protein, with protein sequence MSSRQNHCVSVDRASWNRRAFLVASATPLFGSAFDSMNRSAVASNSVSASGGGRAKSTILFFLCGGASQLDTWDLKPNAPLEYRGPFQPIATSQPGLWLSEHLPMLARQAHHLAVVNSVGATVNTNDHHAGYYYNLTGHVPDITFRTQGNNRTPYPDDWPFVGSVVASRRPKQDLPNAITLPHSPSRKPYTRPGQFAAKLGVEHDPLYLIGQRDDPYRFQAPALVLDKSLAPTRLNQRTDLLKSLDDARRTFDKTATTKTWNQHQERAVSLLLSAGTTEAFDVSSESPETRNRYGETINGMSLLLARRLVEAEVPFITVFWLGDGIGTPLAKKCRSAGSWDTHGNNFDCLKDDLLPEFDRCFSALIEDLADRGLLDTTLVTISSEMGRRPKIGDPRSGGTAGGGRDHWTHCLTNVLAGGGIQGGQVYGASDPLGEFPADRPVTPADIMKTIYHAMGVENLEATGPLGRPFNLLPEGQPITTLF
- a CDS encoding zinc-binding metallopeptidase family protein, with the protein product MRTFECTCGGVLFFESTQCVKCSLEVGFCEHCRAITPWTSTDTHHTCNLCETKLVKCSNNTELGVCNHGVIHPAEPSDTTGPLCEYCQTTSVIPDLSVPGNDELWRRLSFAKARVLYGLEELGFATRENDRLVLPGLSFEFLSDDVKPVSTGHARGVITINVKEADHVEREKTRVEFDEPQRTLVGHFRHELGHYFWEQLVQDHCLAEFRNVFGDETAPMYADAQKAYYQDGPPEDWQTNYISAYATMHPWEDFAESFNAYLDMAAVVSTAHHFGLTTCDLNDFDEMILEYERIGIVGNELNRDIGLLDLVPEVFTKPVIEKLRFIHRLRRNLEPTGRPEESSSTQRQSQMTTPIS
- a CDS encoding beta/alpha barrel domain-containing protein → MFRRRQLPTRYRLLLFFLFGGLLMATTPAFSQDAEEVIPEDAPIPLVIFNLASVESLMTDIDYMFKTINRPDMTDVVKGILGTANDLGGLDRKKPLGVMLFMKPGVVPTFAPVAYLPTDKLTTLIETMELGPVQASRVAGQTDRYELTTRGQTLELKLDNGYSLISNDIDLLDSELPSPTTLTRSMSAKYDLAISADITAVPEAMRNLFLDLLRAQSEAQLQQRDDEPKAQYEARRAAGMNNLDNLEAVLRDGQRFTIGFNASPEEQAILIDLSLDVTADSTLGENLKSFAGAKSRFTPLIDNRVPMIISASFNATEKDQKVWKTFVESGREMLVNPENVEFDAFDAPMVDRIADSLKATIDTGKIDAFLKFEGQPPNPFVLIGGIQTRNTEALATGLVQVGQELDRRIDETKGSFDINYETHRGMAIHRFTAANSSRWDRRTYGGPPSVHVGAGFGALWFAVGGEDSVSVLGDAIDEVLQPKETDTVVQSTAPFHFVLNFGQWFGLPEDEERRRGRAFRERAKEAFSDGGDQLKFELRPTENGVRWHIRLDEGFIRLIGSGITSQYDRNQI